Proteins found in one Triticum urartu cultivar G1812 chromosome 4, Tu2.1, whole genome shotgun sequence genomic segment:
- the LOC125551255 gene encoding protein ELF4-LIKE 4-like has translation MEGESFSGMGNGGGGGGGGHHQVVDGKLIQTFHKSFVQVQSILDQNRMLISEINQNHESRAPDSLTRNVGLIRELNNNIRRVVGLYADLSASFAHRGAAMDGGSSEGDSSGTLRSSDAAGRAAAAAGQKRVRPG, from the coding sequence ATGGAAGGCGAGAGCTTCTCGGGGATGGGcaatggaggcggcggcggcggagggggGCACCACCAGGTGGTGGACGGGAAGCTGATCCAGACGTTCCACAAGAGCTTCGTGCAGGTGCAGAGCATCCTGGACCAGAACCGGATGCTCATCTCCGAGATCAACCAGAACCACGAGTCCCGGGCGCCGGACAGCCTCACCCGCAACGTCGGACTCATTCGGGAGCTCAACAACAACATCCGCCGCGTCGTCGGCCTCTACGCCGACCTCTCCGCCTCCTTCGCGCACCGTGGTGCCGCCATGGACGGCGGCTCCTCGGAGGGCGACTCTTCGGGCACGCTGCGCTCCTCCGATGCCgccggccgcgccgccgccgccgccggacagaAGCGCGTCCGACCCGGCTAG